The Pontibacter pudoricolor genome contains a region encoding:
- a CDS encoding oligosaccharide flippase family protein, with protein MAINQLKAGALLSYISIGINNAVGLLFTPFMLRMLGKSEFGLYALVASVVAYLTVLDLGLGNAVIRYTAKYRAQSKEEEQYALFGMFLILYCGVSLLVIISGTVLYYNIDSIFGNSLSVAEQAKARVMVILLILNLALTFPLSIFGSIITAYEQYVFQKLVNILRILISPCLMIPLLLMGYKAIGIVMIITVLNIVSLLVNAWYCFFRLKIKIHFQYLEWGLLREISSYSFFIFLGVIVDKIYWSSGQFVLGVMAGTAVVAVYAIAVQLQMYYMTLSTAISGVFLPKVTAMVARNSTDKEFSNLFIRTGRIQYVIMAFVLSGFILFGKSFIILWAGPEYKDAYLISLLLMIPLTIPLIQTLGISILQARNQHKFRSLLYIAIATASLAISIPLAKIYGGIGCAIGTATSLIAGNVIAMNFYYYKKINLDIPRFWKEITRMSVPIVVATVFALAINYLYPHNTLLSLLIKGLIFGILYINMIWWKGLNSFERNLFSIPTKKVLEKFRLYYTN; from the coding sequence ATGGCTATCAATCAACTAAAAGCCGGGGCACTCTTATCGTATATTTCCATAGGAATAAACAACGCAGTAGGCCTGCTTTTCACACCCTTTATGTTGCGTATGCTGGGCAAGTCTGAATTTGGGCTTTACGCACTTGTTGCATCCGTTGTAGCTTATCTTACAGTTCTAGATCTTGGCTTAGGAAATGCTGTAATAAGATATACTGCCAAATACCGCGCTCAAAGTAAAGAAGAAGAGCAATATGCTTTATTTGGGATGTTCCTGATACTGTATTGTGGTGTTAGTTTATTAGTGATAATTAGCGGAACGGTTCTATACTATAACATAGATTCAATTTTCGGGAATTCACTATCAGTTGCAGAGCAGGCCAAAGCTCGCGTAATGGTCATATTGTTGATCCTGAATCTGGCACTTACCTTTCCTCTTAGTATTTTCGGTTCCATCATAACCGCTTATGAACAGTATGTTTTCCAGAAACTGGTTAACATACTCCGAATCCTGATAAGCCCATGCCTGATGATACCGTTGTTGTTAATGGGATACAAGGCCATAGGTATAGTAATGATAATAACGGTGTTAAATATTGTTTCGCTGCTCGTTAATGCATGGTATTGTTTTTTCAGATTAAAAATCAAAATTCATTTCCAGTATCTGGAGTGGGGCCTTCTTCGGGAGATATCTTCCTACTCTTTCTTCATTTTCCTGGGAGTTATAGTAGATAAGATTTACTGGAGCTCTGGGCAGTTTGTGCTTGGTGTTATGGCTGGCACTGCGGTAGTAGCAGTCTATGCCATCGCGGTACAGCTACAAATGTATTATATGACTCTATCTACTGCTATTTCAGGTGTTTTTTTGCCTAAGGTTACTGCCATGGTTGCACGCAACTCAACCGACAAAGAGTTTTCAAACCTTTTTATCCGGACCGGCAGGATACAGTATGTAATTATGGCATTTGTGCTAAGCGGGTTTATTTTATTTGGGAAGAGCTTTATTATACTTTGGGCCGGTCCTGAGTATAAAGACGCTTACCTGATCTCTTTGCTTTTGATGATTCCCTTAACTATACCATTGATACAGACACTCGGCATATCCATATTACAGGCTCGTAATCAGCATAAATTCAGATCCCTGCTTTACATAGCTATAGCGACAGCCAGCTTAGCAATCAGTATACCTTTAGCTAAAATATATGGCGGAATAGGTTGCGCTATAGGAACAGCTACCTCACTAATAGCCGGTAATGTTATTGCTATGAATTTTTATTACTATAAAAAAATTAACCTGGATATACCCCGCTTCTGGAAGGAGATCACCAGGATGTCTGTTCCCATTGTGGTTGCAACCGTTTTTGCGCTGGCCATAAATTACCTATACCCGCATAATACTTTACTCTCACTATTAATAAAAGGATTGATCTTCGGAATACTTTATATAAATATGATCTGGTGGAAGGGGCTTAATAGTTTTGAGAGAAACCTGTTTAGTATCCCTACTAAGAAAGTTCTCGAAAAATTCAGGTTGTACTATACAAACTAA
- a CDS encoding polysaccharide pyruvyl transferase family protein, which translates to MKKILFEGYYGHENTGDDAFIEVSAWGAETYWGTKNNFFLSRSLPKIKHSASCFEKQAFRGQYRLECLLQLCDADAVVSSGGSTFEKAPDSMHIRNLSLLKKKTKKSLTIGAIGVSLGPYKNMEHEKAIIGYLTNLDFLALRDEYSYKLALSYNLPYNPINAFDLAALLPYIYNPVTVNGDHSEKVLGISACYFERYRGLANSASEERRTNYLKNLLLEVSRKTNVKLRFFIFNGNVINGDQQITYSIINFLTNKKVTNIEIVPYNTRTNFMYNKVSECDVMLSVRLHASMFACFSQIPFFLVEYHRKCGDFLNSIGYHENYKIGDGTKDIAETVAQITAFLDNKNNYIQPEKLVSCKEKAMMNFTSVKL; encoded by the coding sequence ATGAAAAAGATATTATTCGAGGGGTATTATGGGCATGAAAATACAGGTGATGACGCATTCATTGAAGTATCGGCCTGGGGTGCAGAAACGTATTGGGGAACAAAAAACAACTTTTTTTTATCCAGATCGCTTCCAAAGATCAAGCATTCCGCAAGCTGCTTCGAAAAGCAGGCTTTTCGTGGGCAATATAGACTAGAATGTCTGCTGCAACTATGTGATGCTGATGCTGTAGTATCTTCAGGTGGTTCTACTTTTGAAAAAGCACCTGACAGTATGCATATCCGTAATTTGTCCTTACTAAAAAAGAAAACGAAAAAATCGCTTACTATAGGTGCAATAGGAGTTTCGTTAGGACCTTATAAAAATATGGAGCACGAAAAAGCCATTATTGGTTACTTAACAAACCTGGACTTTCTTGCGTTGCGAGATGAATACTCATACAAGCTGGCTTTAAGTTATAATCTACCTTATAACCCTATAAATGCATTTGATTTAGCTGCCTTACTACCTTACATCTATAATCCGGTTACTGTTAATGGCGATCATTCGGAAAAAGTATTAGGCATAAGCGCCTGTTATTTTGAGCGTTACAGAGGATTAGCAAACTCAGCTTCTGAGGAACGCCGAACAAATTACTTAAAGAATTTATTACTGGAAGTTTCGCGGAAGACGAATGTTAAACTCAGGTTTTTTATATTTAATGGCAACGTTATTAACGGTGATCAGCAAATAACCTATTCTATCATTAACTTCCTTACAAACAAAAAAGTAACTAATATAGAAATCGTACCATATAATACCAGAACTAACTTTATGTATAATAAAGTATCTGAGTGCGATGTAATGCTTTCTGTAAGATTACACGCATCCATGTTCGCATGTTTTTCTCAGATTCCGTTTTTCCTGGTAGAGTACCACAGAAAATGCGGCGACTTTTTAAATAGTATAGGGTACCATGAAAATTACAAAATTGGAGATGGCACCAAAGACATAGCAGAAACAGTAGCCCAGATCACAGCTTTCCTGGATAACAAAAATAACTATATTCAGCCTGAAAAGCTTGTGAGTTGTAAGGAGAAAGCAATGATGAATTTCACATCGGTTAAATTATAG
- a CDS encoding GNAT family N-acetyltransferase: MQTDSTYKTIPQPLDLCKVELMVGKDVFELLNNEEFKTGWDTLYATCSWATVFQSREFVTAWYNIYQKEYLPILVRTESNGQLQGLLTLALKVPGGSDVSSDLRNKRVRIVGAGHFEAEYQTWLTADGDGFEFINNALSEVLELYPKCDILFRYIPAQVPVEWTSTKPQWKSRCIIEPFRRPLMDLRDPDLPKMFRKSEFRNKLNRLKRLGELQFEEITDLGTFTAILPELTVQFDFRQGAMFNKNRFKENPLKSEFLIALFQQNLLHVTLLRTEQQILAAIVALAGKDWVHLGGINIHSPLKANYYSPGFVHFLMLGQRLSEAGYATFDLTPGGDSYKERLATTHDFVYELTVTNNPVYFIKRGLRKSVHHTLIRAGLRPMSVELSVIRTVYVLKARLKVIKKKGLLRHLLENLASKDKAKKYKVYQLKQGSVAGEVSVRVRKNSFKDLLDYNQGLSKQTRWEFLEDAMHRFEVGEQSFTWAEDGVLLACAWLSDPKTLIKSNKLEVELPGNAQVLQILCSHQNSKAELESFIAGVTGMIYSEIKNAELYAITTGADKSVDRAIHYLRREL, translated from the coding sequence ATGCAGACTGATAGTACATATAAAACAATTCCACAGCCTCTTGATCTATGTAAGGTAGAGCTAATGGTGGGTAAGGATGTTTTCGAGTTATTAAACAACGAGGAATTTAAGACAGGCTGGGATACGTTATATGCTACCTGTTCCTGGGCGACTGTTTTTCAGAGCAGGGAGTTTGTTACAGCCTGGTATAACATTTACCAAAAAGAGTACCTGCCCATCCTGGTAAGAACTGAAAGCAATGGCCAACTTCAAGGGTTATTAACTTTAGCATTAAAAGTACCTGGGGGTTCTGATGTTTCCTCTGATCTAAGAAATAAAAGAGTACGCATAGTAGGAGCTGGCCATTTTGAGGCTGAGTACCAGACCTGGCTTACCGCTGATGGCGACGGCTTTGAATTTATAAATAACGCACTTTCTGAGGTACTGGAGCTGTACCCTAAATGTGATATCCTGTTTAGGTATATCCCTGCACAGGTTCCTGTAGAATGGACCAGTACAAAGCCACAATGGAAGAGCAGGTGTATAATTGAGCCTTTCCGGCGACCTCTGATGGATTTGCGTGATCCTGATCTTCCTAAAATGTTCCGGAAGAGTGAGTTCAGGAACAAACTCAACAGGTTGAAAAGGCTTGGCGAACTACAGTTTGAAGAGATAACAGACCTTGGCACCTTTACAGCCATCCTCCCTGAACTAACAGTACAGTTTGATTTCAGACAAGGTGCCATGTTTAACAAAAATCGGTTTAAAGAAAACCCGCTCAAATCGGAATTCCTGATTGCCTTGTTTCAGCAAAACCTGCTGCATGTAACGTTGCTTAGGACAGAACAGCAGATTCTGGCGGCTATAGTTGCACTTGCCGGAAAAGACTGGGTGCATTTGGGGGGAATTAATATACATTCCCCTCTGAAGGCAAATTATTATTCTCCCGGGTTTGTACATTTCCTGATGCTGGGCCAGCGCTTGTCAGAGGCAGGGTATGCCACATTTGATCTCACCCCAGGAGGTGATTCTTACAAAGAACGCTTAGCTACCACACATGACTTTGTTTACGAATTAACTGTTACCAATAATCCAGTATACTTCATTAAAAGAGGTTTGCGAAAGTCGGTGCACCACACTTTAATAAGAGCTGGGTTAAGGCCAATGAGTGTTGAGCTTTCGGTTATCAGGACAGTTTACGTATTAAAGGCCAGGCTAAAGGTTATTAAGAAAAAGGGTTTGTTACGCCATCTACTTGAAAACCTGGCCAGTAAAGACAAGGCAAAGAAATACAAGGTTTATCAGCTGAAACAGGGAAGTGTTGCTGGAGAGGTTTCTGTCAGAGTGCGAAAAAATAGCTTTAAAGATTTACTGGATTATAATCAGGGTTTATCAAAGCAAACAAGATGGGAATTTCTGGAAGATGCAATGCATCGGTTTGAAGTCGGGGAACAGTCGTTTACCTGGGCTGAAGATGGGGTGTTGTTGGCCTGTGCCTGGTTAAGCGACCCTAAAACATTGATAAAAAGCAATAAGCTGGAAGTTGAATTACCCGGAAATGCACAAGTACTTCAGATTTTGTGCTCTCATCAGAATAGTAAAGCAGAACTGGAAAGTTTTATTGCAGGCGTTACTGGAATGATATACTCTGAGATAAAAAATGCGGAGTTATATGCTATAACCACTGGAGCAGATAAATCAGTTGATAGAGCTATACATTATTTAAGAAGGGAACTATAG
- a CDS encoding DegT/DnrJ/EryC1/StrS family aminotransferase has product MRKSCPSRSLLIWPPLPLGVYFKKKADWLPFPLNQEGCRIYSLARHAIWNACQSLQLGSGDIVLAPAYHHGSEIEALIEAGLQIRYYEVNEALEPDPECLQALLTPEVRALYIIHYLGFAQDAGFWRQWCDSNNLLLIEDAAQAFLATHQGQPVGSFGHMGVFCLYKTYGIPDGGAVICTVPPALPIAVSETGGWRAFKRHVNWIAARRAEVGRVHLFFKPIVTWWNKTWHRMRGQLTIEFDMGNPASPPSALTNYLLPKLLDETTAERRRANYRFLLKHLSDMVPAPFASVPDGASPFAFPVEVHNARNFLMELRKKGVVGLLFWLNPHPSLPVEDFPRSKRLREGLVALPVHQELALADLHQIVDAVLDVRVKNEAEVGAVV; this is encoded by the coding sequence ATGAGAAAATCTTGCCCTTCCCGCAGCCTCCTTATCTGGCCTCCTTTACCGCTTGGCGTTTATTTTAAAAAGAAAGCAGACTGGCTTCCTTTTCCTTTAAACCAGGAAGGGTGTCGTATATATTCTCTTGCACGCCATGCTATCTGGAATGCGTGTCAATCATTACAGCTTGGTTCAGGCGACATTGTACTTGCACCAGCTTACCACCATGGTTCCGAAATAGAGGCTCTTATAGAAGCAGGTTTGCAGATCAGGTATTATGAAGTTAACGAGGCGCTGGAACCCGATCCCGAATGCTTGCAGGCGCTCCTGACCCCGGAAGTTCGTGCGTTGTATATTATCCATTATCTAGGTTTTGCGCAGGATGCCGGTTTTTGGCGGCAATGGTGCGACAGCAATAATCTGCTTTTAATTGAGGATGCAGCACAGGCTTTCCTGGCTACGCACCAAGGGCAACCTGTGGGTTCTTTCGGGCATATGGGTGTTTTCTGTTTATATAAAACGTATGGCATACCTGATGGGGGCGCTGTAATATGTACGGTACCACCCGCATTACCTATAGCTGTGTCTGAAACAGGAGGATGGCGGGCATTTAAGCGGCATGTAAACTGGATAGCAGCACGTCGTGCAGAAGTGGGAAGAGTACACCTCTTCTTTAAGCCTATAGTTACGTGGTGGAATAAAACGTGGCATCGCATGCGTGGACAATTAACCATTGAGTTTGATATGGGTAATCCTGCTTCGCCACCATCTGCCTTAACTAACTACCTGTTACCAAAGCTACTCGACGAAACTACAGCCGAACGAAGGAGAGCAAACTACAGATTCCTACTAAAACACCTGAGCGATATGGTGCCGGCTCCTTTTGCTTCTGTCCCTGACGGAGCAAGTCCGTTTGCTTTCCCTGTAGAAGTACATAATGCCAGAAACTTCCTGATGGAACTACGCAAAAAGGGGGTAGTGGGACTTCTTTTCTGGCTTAATCCACATCCTTCACTACCTGTTGAAGATTTCCCACGGAGCAAAAGGTTAAGAGAAGGCCTTGTTGCTTTGCCTGTGCACCAGGAACTGGCCTTGGCTGATCTGCATCAGATTGTGGATGCAGTGCTGGATGTAAGGGTTAAGAACGAGGCTGAAGTAGGTGCAGTTGTATGA
- a CDS encoding polysaccharide deacetylase family protein — MITWLLANILIICGCVRRAKAKAMNGEFILSMYFHDPTREEFEACVKWLRENHFTFISINDVYRIIQQNLPLPKGAVLLTVDDGWKDNEKNIVEVANKYGVPVAIFVSTEPVEEGAYWWSYLKKAKDLKLKIPPKASLKMVPNNVRLSLINKIKRNVVLEREAMTIDQIRRISESEFITIAGHTHTHPILTNCENDQIYTELKVSKDKLQEWTGKEISFFAYPNGDYSKKEMQALHDLDYKLAFSSVPKALTLQDLKNNYCLPRFGILEGASFAENLCRMMGVWKPMMLKLSLPPFKKSPPMPVPAYSSKQPKVLVS; from the coding sequence ATGATTACCTGGTTATTAGCAAATATTTTAATCATTTGTGGTTGTGTGCGAAGAGCTAAGGCAAAAGCCATGAATGGTGAATTCATACTTTCAATGTATTTCCACGACCCCACGAGGGAAGAATTTGAAGCTTGTGTAAAGTGGCTCCGTGAAAACCATTTTACCTTTATAAGTATAAACGATGTGTACAGGATTATTCAACAGAATTTGCCTTTGCCAAAAGGTGCTGTTCTGTTAACTGTAGATGACGGATGGAAAGACAATGAAAAAAACATTGTAGAAGTAGCCAATAAGTATGGTGTCCCTGTTGCAATATTTGTTTCTACTGAACCTGTAGAGGAAGGCGCTTATTGGTGGTCTTATCTTAAGAAAGCAAAAGACCTTAAGTTAAAAATACCACCGAAGGCTTCTTTAAAAATGGTGCCGAACAATGTAAGATTATCTCTTATTAATAAAATAAAACGAAATGTTGTTCTCGAAAGGGAGGCAATGACAATTGATCAGATCAGAAGGATATCAGAATCAGAATTTATTACTATTGCCGGTCATACCCACACGCACCCTATACTTACCAATTGCGAAAACGACCAGATATACACTGAATTAAAGGTATCGAAAGATAAACTCCAGGAATGGACAGGGAAGGAAATTTCGTTCTTCGCTTATCCTAACGGGGATTATAGTAAAAAAGAGATGCAAGCTCTGCATGATCTGGATTATAAGCTCGCGTTTTCAAGTGTACCTAAGGCATTAACTCTTCAGGATTTAAAAAATAACTACTGCCTTCCACGGTTTGGCATATTGGAGGGAGCATCTTTTGCAGAAAATCTGTGCAGGATGATGGGTGTCTGGAAACCTATGATGCTTAAATTAAGCTTGCCACCATTTAAGAAGAGCCCACCAATGCCTGTTCCTGCCTATAGTTCTAAACAACCTAAGGTGCTGGTTTCATAA
- a CDS encoding polysaccharide lyase: MITEVVISILHRMYRTASIFLLCVLVLSMVASKYKSIQQGLNQLKDYHWSRVALYSVKDDLKQRHRSWAGSTQKPAASSILFEETFEGNDALAKVVSMHTSTDYGFRLVDKPVHRGRRAGRFELRDTDPMIHRGTRSELFVIDRITYKERWYSFAAFFPSEGYANDTSNELISQWHQSGSPPISLRISNDRFYLRVLHNSDESAWEKIDIAPVTKDVWHEFVFHIIHSEGKDALIEVWHNGRLQITYRGRNQIKGEKMPYWKVGIYKAKWNKSTTDTHIRICYIDDIKVGNENARFSDMTSSSQSSHNLVTGEGIKTDIKL, encoded by the coding sequence ATGATTACCGAAGTAGTCATATCAATATTGCACAGAATGTATAGAACTGCATCCATTTTTTTACTATGTGTTCTGGTTCTTTCAATGGTTGCTTCAAAGTATAAAAGTATACAGCAAGGCCTAAATCAGCTTAAAGATTATCATTGGTCAAGAGTAGCTCTTTATTCTGTTAAAGATGATCTGAAGCAAAGACACCGCTCCTGGGCGGGTTCAACTCAAAAGCCTGCAGCGAGTAGCATACTATTTGAAGAGACATTTGAAGGTAACGATGCCCTTGCTAAAGTAGTCAGTATGCATACAAGTACCGATTATGGTTTCAGGCTTGTGGATAAACCGGTACACCGTGGCAGGAGAGCAGGCAGGTTTGAGTTACGCGATACTGACCCAATGATTCACAGAGGTACCAGGTCAGAGCTTTTCGTAATAGATAGAATAACATACAAAGAGCGATGGTATAGTTTTGCAGCATTTTTTCCTTCTGAGGGATATGCCAATGATACATCTAATGAACTAATAAGTCAGTGGCACCAGAGCGGGAGCCCACCAATTTCTTTACGCATTTCAAATGACAGGTTTTACCTGAGAGTGTTACATAATTCTGACGAAAGTGCTTGGGAAAAAATAGATATAGCTCCTGTAACAAAGGATGTCTGGCATGAGTTTGTTTTTCATATTATACATTCTGAAGGAAAAGATGCTTTAATTGAAGTCTGGCATAATGGCAGGCTACAAATAACATACCGGGGCCGAAACCAAATTAAAGGAGAAAAGATGCCTTACTGGAAAGTGGGAATCTACAAGGCAAAATGGAATAAAAGTACAACAGACACACATATAAGGATCTGTTATATTGATGATATTAAGGTTGGTAATGAGAATGCCCGCTTTTCTGATATGACGTCCTCAAGCCAAAGCTCTCATAACCTGGTTACTGGTGAAGGGATAAAAACTGATATTAAACTATAA
- a CDS encoding undecaprenyl-phosphate glucose phosphotransferase, producing MISPRLIKLSYFGGDLLTFVVALLISIHLFNNRNLGILNWEIFAGFILLWLLICYWRKLYFINFHQRPTLSVGYIKAYIVLLVIFLIFYLISPYSFYNIRALIVFAITFQVLGISINMLVVNYTDFAKIKAKKERFTLIAGVGNLAESVERQLNSQSREGLKVKGFIDCQKKESCLVGKDKVVGDLAHIHEYLRENPVDEIVIALPVKTSKKVRNIIEAADYHGVRVKYIPDYQGIFGKNYKITKYGQIDAVNVRQLPLDETHAFILKNSFDKVFATLALIALLPVFIVIALLIKLESPGPVFYCPIRIGKGGKPFKVYKFRSMSYNDTVSGGLLSTQKDDPRVTTIGRILRKYSLDELPQFMNVLIGNMSVVGPRPHRSFLNQQLQASVDKYMIRHYFKPGITGWAQVNGWRGPTETEEQRIQRTMHDLWYMENWSIGLDLKIIYRTIFSAKTHTIAF from the coding sequence ATGATTAGCCCAAGACTAATAAAGCTTTCTTATTTTGGGGGTGATTTATTAACCTTTGTTGTTGCCCTTCTAATTTCAATTCATCTTTTTAACAATCGGAATCTAGGAATATTAAACTGGGAGATTTTTGCTGGTTTCATTTTGCTATGGTTACTAATATGTTACTGGAGAAAACTTTACTTTATTAATTTTCATCAAAGACCTACTTTGTCAGTAGGGTATATTAAAGCATATATAGTTTTATTAGTAATATTTCTAATATTTTATTTGATCTCACCTTATTCCTTCTATAACATTCGTGCTCTTATAGTTTTTGCAATTACTTTTCAGGTTTTAGGCATTTCTATAAATATGCTCGTTGTTAATTATACTGACTTTGCGAAAATCAAAGCTAAAAAAGAGCGCTTTACACTTATTGCCGGTGTAGGGAACCTGGCTGAGAGTGTGGAAAGACAACTAAACTCCCAAAGCCGGGAAGGATTAAAAGTAAAAGGCTTTATAGATTGTCAGAAAAAAGAGAGCTGCCTGGTTGGAAAGGACAAAGTTGTAGGAGACTTAGCTCACATCCATGAGTACCTTAGGGAAAACCCAGTAGATGAAATTGTTATTGCCTTACCAGTAAAAACATCCAAAAAAGTTCGCAATATAATTGAAGCTGCCGATTATCATGGTGTAAGAGTTAAATACATTCCGGATTACCAAGGCATTTTTGGGAAGAACTATAAAATAACAAAATATGGCCAGATTGATGCAGTAAATGTCAGGCAACTGCCTTTAGACGAGACACATGCCTTTATACTTAAGAATAGTTTTGATAAAGTGTTTGCGACGTTGGCGCTTATTGCCTTATTACCAGTTTTTATAGTTATAGCTCTACTGATAAAGCTTGAATCACCAGGTCCTGTTTTCTATTGCCCTATAAGGATTGGGAAGGGTGGTAAGCCGTTTAAAGTTTATAAGTTCAGGAGCATGAGCTACAACGACACTGTTTCAGGAGGTTTACTTTCCACTCAAAAGGATGATCCGAGGGTAACTACAATCGGAAGAATATTAAGAAAGTATAGCCTGGATGAACTGCCTCAATTTATGAATGTACTCATTGGCAACATGAGCGTTGTGGGGCCCCGACCACACAGAAGTTTCCTTAACCAGCAACTGCAGGCAAGTGTAGACAAATATATGATCAGGCACTATTTTAAGCCGGGTATAACAGGATGGGCACAGGTAAATGGCTGGAGAGGCCCTACAGAAACTGAAGAGCAAAGGATACAAAGAACCATGCATGACCTATGGTATATGGAGAATTGGTCCATTGGCCTGGATCTTAAGATTATATACAGAACGATATTCAGCGCCAAGACCCACACTATAGCTTTCTGA
- a CDS encoding polysaccharide lyase encodes MNRLLKYILAPVMVGAIVVSCDQKELDEVSPVSALSAESADAATSANYIYQETFEGSTAFSGRHTQFGTSYAFQMVTNPVFSGAKSGRFELRSSDGAVANGTRAEVIVADPATNKNRWYSFAAYFPSKDYAYDTESEVISQWWQSSGTTQATSLRVRKDRLILRTGNNSGSLKEIDLGAITKDTWNEYVFHFIHSYGSDGLIEIWKNGTKILHRTGGNMYDTKMPNWKIGIYKASWNNGESLTTKRVLLYDNVRVGNENATLADMRTGSTTEVPSTTEPVVSPTPTEPVSSNSQITSITLVNAGTEKDVMKMTSGVALSYSSLGTKKFNFRADLGSSVGSVKFVLTGAKNHSYTDNASPYALFGDDGRGNYYYGNLTLPVGNYTLTATPYSGSKGSGTAGTPVVIKFSIKY; translated from the coding sequence ATGAATCGTTTATTAAAATATATCCTGGCACCAGTGATGGTGGGTGCTATAGTTGTGTCTTGTGATCAAAAAGAACTAGATGAAGTTTCACCAGTTTCAGCTTTAAGTGCTGAATCTGCGGACGCAGCCACTTCTGCAAATTACATTTATCAGGAAACCTTCGAAGGCAGTACTGCTTTCTCTGGCCGTCATACACAGTTCGGTACTTCGTATGCCTTCCAGATGGTAACTAACCCGGTTTTTAGCGGAGCCAAGTCAGGCCGTTTTGAGCTGCGCAGCTCAGATGGCGCGGTAGCAAATGGTACAAGAGCTGAAGTTATTGTAGCAGATCCGGCTACAAATAAAAACAGATGGTATAGTTTTGCTGCGTATTTCCCTTCTAAAGATTATGCATATGATACGGAGAGTGAAGTGATCAGCCAGTGGTGGCAATCATCTGGCACTACACAGGCAACCTCATTGCGAGTTCGTAAAGACAGGTTAATTCTAAGAACTGGAAATAACTCAGGTTCACTGAAGGAGATTGACCTGGGTGCAATAACAAAAGATACATGGAACGAATATGTATTCCATTTCATCCACTCTTATGGTTCTGACGGACTAATTGAAATCTGGAAAAACGGAACCAAGATATTACATCGTACAGGTGGTAACATGTATGATACTAAAATGCCTAACTGGAAGATTGGTATCTATAAAGCATCCTGGAACAATGGTGAAAGCCTCACTACAAAGCGTGTACTTTTATATGACAACGTACGTGTTGGAAACGAAAATGCAACTTTGGCTGACATGAGAACTGGCAGTACTACTGAAGTTCCTTCTACAACGGAACCTGTTGTGTCTCCAACTCCAACAGAGCCGGTTTCAAGCAACTCTCAAATCACAAGCATTACTTTAGTAAATGCTGGAACAGAGAAAGATGTAATGAAGATGACGAGTGGAGTAGCTTTAAGCTATAGTTCATTAGGAACTAAGAAGTTTAACTTCCGTGCAGACCTTGGTTCTTCAGTTGGAAGCGTTAAGTTTGTTCTAACCGGAGCTAAAAATCATAGCTATACTGATAATGCTTCTCCATATGCGCTCTTCGGTGATGATGGAAGAGGCAACTATTACTATGGTAACTTAACCTTGCCTGTAGGTAATTACACGTTAACAGCTACACCTTATTCCGGATCTAAAGGATCTGGAACTGCTGGAACCCCTGTAGTTATTAAATTCTCTATAAAGTATTAA